In Candidatus Methanosphaera massiliense, the following are encoded in one genomic region:
- a CDS encoding aldo/keto reductase has protein sequence MKYRTLGKTGISASILGFGAMRLPLLDENPEHVDIKQTEQMIEYAVKHGVNMFDTAWVYHTTDRSKPGVSESILGDILSSGFYDKVHVSTKMPSWEIKSWEYFDKTLDEQLKRLKTDQIELFFVHSIKDSFYDNIKEGGLYEFVDRALSDGRIKHACFSTHGSNELLNQILDDYDKWECTLTQLNYLDENDNTGLQGIKTLDNKGIGTMIMEPLRGGKLANNQPKPVQEIFHKSKRNYKPIEWAFNYLWNKPEIDCVLSGMSNLNQVKENIALVDNAEIGMLDNEDKQVLIDVKEEYDKLISIPCTACNYCMPCPFGVNIPKCFREYNMDMLGDETINSVQYRFHMHEDKKAHNCVGCGKCIESCPQSINIPEKLKIVEEHFGE, from the coding sequence ATGAAATATAGAACACTTGGAAAAACAGGTATATCAGCATCAATTCTAGGATTCGGTGCTATGAGGTTACCCTTATTAGATGAAAATCCTGAACACGTCGATATAAAACAAACAGAACAAATGATAGAGTATGCAGTTAAACATGGAGTAAACATGTTTGACACAGCATGGGTTTATCATACAACTGACAGATCAAAACCAGGTGTAAGTGAATCAATACTTGGTGATATATTAAGCTCAGGATTCTATGATAAAGTACACGTTTCAACCAAAATGCCATCATGGGAAATAAAAAGCTGGGAATACTTTGATAAAACATTAGATGAACAATTAAAACGATTAAAAACAGATCAGATAGAACTATTTTTCGTACACTCCATAAAAGACTCATTCTATGATAATATTAAAGAAGGAGGATTATACGAATTTGTAGACAGAGCCCTAAGTGATGGCAGAATAAAACATGCATGTTTCTCAACACATGGATCTAATGAATTATTAAATCAAATACTAGATGATTATGACAAATGGGAATGCACACTAACCCAACTAAATTATCTGGATGAAAATGATAATACAGGACTGCAAGGAATAAAAACACTTGACAATAAAGGCATAGGCACAATGATTATGGAACCACTCCGGGGTGGAAAACTAGCAAATAATCAGCCTAAACCAGTTCAGGAAATATTCCACAAATCCAAGAGAAACTATAAACCAATAGAATGGGCATTTAACTATCTATGGAACAAACCAGAAATAGACTGTGTACTAAGTGGTATGAGTAACCTAAACCAAGTAAAAGAAAACATAGCATTAGTAGATAATGCAGAAATAGGCATGCTAGACAATGAAGATAAACAAGTGCTAATAGATGTAAAAGAAGAATACGATAAACTAATAAGTATTCCATGTACAGCCTGTAACTATTGTATGCCCTGCCCATTTGGCGTAAATATACCTAAGTGTTTTAGAGAATACAACATGGACATGCTAGGAGATGAAACAATAAACTCAGTACAATACAGATTTCATATGCATGAAGACAAAAAAGCCCATAACTGTGTAGGATGCGGAAAATGCATAGAATCATGTCCTCAATCAATAAATATTCCTGAAAAATTAAAAATAGTAGAAGAACATTTTGGTGAATAA
- a CDS encoding CDP-glycerol glycerophosphotransferase family protein: protein MSGKSQTTHGKITDNIFKFTIFIKISCDIYLDNTITSIINQTMDFKNNIQVILLIDTYKTPINIDEHIRRYPENITVIHLKDSANYITNKSELIKGKYVSLINCGDYITSTTLENTYNYLEEYFDEIDLVSIPVYTTDKHVPDNLNYKFSTSNVINLVNKPNNPLTYIKSTFIKKDVLLSVYSENNHEQLPGSTVINQIILKRLKYGVLSTDKYYANTINNPHVENILDYMDNYLIKLLNIVRDNKNSFPYISYLITYELQNIIRIHTLDMLNNKEKKLFWNKLEYLLSFINEQYIINNPNITSENKTFLLYLINKDENTIITTSSNDAVIKIKDYDIDRLSNNKIIIDIAEIKDDVLDIEGCYSSSFNNQRIDVKLIVNTKSDSHEYNPEYITYDSPERSNIQHISITWKYIKNFVFKIPLEKNVNATYTLEIVLKHGGERIVYKPLISFGGSASISMSTPYHVRDDKILSFKDNKLQVEKYSFHKMIKYEAKSLMKILHEKKKGYMHALKLHLLYLILYPYMNNKKIWLFMDRSDSADDNAKYLFEYCNSAEDNISKYFVISNECRDYTKLNDKYDNIICFQSLKHELLYLFAKKNISSYVNDFHTNPFYDKNNQLYRGIARPDKIFLQHGVTKDNLSEYTNKYKKNVSLLTTVSTLERDAFLRENYNYDENVVQVLGFPRYDSLTSQPEKIVLFAPTWRNNINSAEKFINSGYYEMIQEVLSSKQLENTIKETGYRLVFKAHPLLEEYVDLLNIPDYIIVSRNESYQELFMKSSLLITDYSSVFFDFAYLKKPVIYYHPIKDYHYRGGYYNYDTMGFGEVCVTENKLISIIEKYLSNDCIMEDEYKSRVDAFFKYHDSSNCMRVYKWLLKH, encoded by the coding sequence TTGTCAGGAAAATCACAAACTACACACGGGAAAATAACAGATAACATATTTAAATTCACGATATTCATTAAAATATCCTGTGATATCTACTTAGATAATACAATTACATCAATAATTAACCAAACAATGGACTTCAAAAACAATATCCAAGTAATATTATTAATTGATACCTATAAAACTCCCATAAATATAGATGAACATATTAGAAGATATCCTGAAAATATCACTGTTATTCACCTCAAGGACTCAGCTAATTATATAACTAATAAATCAGAATTAATAAAGGGAAAATACGTCTCATTAATTAACTGTGGAGATTATATAACAAGCACCACACTAGAGAATACTTATAACTATCTGGAAGAATACTTCGATGAAATAGATTTAGTATCAATACCCGTATACACGACTGATAAACACGTTCCTGATAACTTAAACTATAAATTCAGTACTAGTAATGTTATTAACCTTGTAAATAAGCCTAACAATCCATTAACCTATATTAAATCTACATTTATCAAAAAAGATGTGCTATTAAGTGTATACTCAGAGAATAATCATGAACAACTACCAGGTTCTACAGTAATTAATCAAATAATATTAAAACGATTGAAGTATGGTGTTCTAAGCACTGATAAATACTATGCAAATACAATTAATAACCCGCACGTTGAGAATATACTAGATTACATGGATAATTATCTTATTAAACTATTAAACATAGTCCGTGATAATAAGAATAGTTTTCCATACATATCCTATCTAATAACATATGAATTACAGAACATAATCAGAATACACACACTTGACATGTTAAATAATAAAGAAAAAAAGCTGTTCTGGAATAAGCTAGAATATCTTTTAAGCTTTATAAATGAGCAATATATTATAAACAATCCTAATATTACAAGTGAAAATAAAACATTTCTGTTATACCTCATAAACAAGGATGAAAACACAATCATCACAACTAGCAGTAATGATGCAGTCATTAAAATTAAGGATTATGACATAGACAGGTTAAGTAATAACAAGATTATAATAGACATTGCAGAGATAAAGGATGACGTGCTTGATATTGAAGGCTGCTATTCATCAAGTTTTAACAACCAGCGAATAGATGTAAAGCTCATCGTCAATACAAAGAGTGACAGTCATGAGTATAATCCTGAATACATTACATATGATAGTCCTGAACGTAGTAATATACAGCATATCTCGATAACATGGAAATATATCAAAAACTTTGTATTTAAAATTCCATTAGAAAAAAATGTTAATGCTACATATACCTTGGAAATTGTGTTAAAACATGGGGGAGAAAGAATTGTATATAAACCTCTTATAAGCTTTGGTGGATCAGCATCAATATCCATGTCTACACCATACCATGTAAGAGATGATAAAATATTATCATTCAAGGATAACAAGTTACAGGTAGAAAAATATTCATTCCATAAAATGATTAAATATGAAGCTAAATCATTGATGAAGATATTACATGAAAAAAAGAAAGGATACATGCATGCATTGAAATTACACCTACTGTACCTGATTCTTTATCCATACATGAATAATAAGAAAATATGGTTATTCATGGATAGATCAGACTCTGCTGATGATAATGCAAAATACCTATTTGAGTACTGTAACAGTGCAGAAGATAATATCAGTAAATACTTTGTAATCAGCAATGAATGCAGAGATTATACCAAATTAAATGATAAATATGATAATATAATATGTTTTCAGTCATTAAAACATGAATTATTATACTTGTTTGCCAAGAAAAATATTAGTTCATATGTGAATGATTTTCATACAAATCCATTCTATGATAAGAATAACCAGTTATACAGGGGAATAGCCAGACCGGATAAGATATTCTTACAGCATGGCGTTACTAAGGATAATCTATCAGAATACACTAATAAATATAAGAAAAATGTATCACTGTTAACAACAGTATCCACATTAGAACGTGACGCATTCCTAAGGGAAAACTATAATTATGATGAAAATGTAGTGCAAGTGCTAGGATTTCCTAGATATGACTCACTTACAAGTCAGCCTGAGAAAATAGTTCTATTTGCACCCACATGGAGAAATAATATTAACAGTGCCGAGAAATTCATTAACTCCGGTTATTATGAGATGATACAGGAGGTCTTATCTAGTAAACAGTTAGAGAATACTATCAAGGAAACTGGTTATAGGTTAGTGTTTAAAGCTCATCCACTACTAGAGGAGTATGTTGACCTGCTAAATATACCTGATTATATAATCGTTTCCAGGAATGAATCATATCAGGAATTATTCATGAAAAGTTCTCTGTTAATCACTGATTATTCCTCTGTCTTCTTTGATTTTGCATACCTTAAAAAGCCTGTTATATATTACCATCCGATAAAGGATTATCATTACAGGGGAGGTTATTATAACTATGATACTATGGGCTTTGGAGAAGTATGTGTAACAGAGAATAAGTTAATAAGTATAATAGAAAAGTATCTTAGTAATGATTGTATTATGGAGGATGAATATAAATCTAGAGTAGATGCATTCTTCAAGTATCATGATTCCAGTAATTGTATGAGAGTCTACAAATGGCTCTTAAAACATTGA
- the pheT gene encoding phenylalanine--tRNA ligase subunit beta, with protein MPVINFTYEELYKQLGEELPKDELINILPMISSDVESYDDTEVKAEFFPNRPDNYSIEGIVRSLKGYLNLEKGIPEYNVQESDNTITVDPELENIRPYVASCIIRNVEIDDAELVNIMEFQEHLHWVIGRDRKKVAIGIHDFDKVEGPFYYKAGNPDEVKFIPLESTENLTLNEILEKHAKGEKYAKLLKDFDKYPLIVDGKGNIMSMPPIINSDLTKLTTDTKNLFIDVTGTDLTAVTNSLNIIAANLSENGATIETIEVNYPYRDNITYPQFEPKIIDVHTKTAEEYIGIDLTSDKIVETLERTRFNAEKIDENTVRVTVPRYRIDILHEVDIIENIALGYGFNELPAELPDFATIANPDPKRQFDQIIEQVMIGLSFTEIKSLMLTSEEQHYTKLRKEVEEDRVTVAQPITQDRTMIRKSLINSLLEFLEDNKHEELPQKIFEIGDVAYLDPEQETQMVTVKKLAAAQISSEANFTTIKSIVESFVANMGFEMELADSDNPTFIQGRCAEFTTKPLNDNTPFTFKGYFGEIHPEVLTNFELEYPVIAFEVEFAKNE; from the coding sequence ATGCCTGTAATAAATTTTACATATGAAGAATTATACAAACAATTAGGAGAAGAATTACCAAAAGACGAACTAATAAACATACTACCAATGATATCAAGTGATGTAGAATCATACGATGATACCGAAGTCAAGGCAGAATTCTTCCCAAACCGTCCAGACAACTATAGTATCGAAGGAATAGTAAGATCACTAAAAGGATACCTGAACCTAGAAAAAGGAATACCAGAATACAACGTACAAGAATCAGATAACACAATAACAGTAGACCCTGAACTAGAAAACATCAGACCATACGTTGCAAGTTGCATAATAAGAAATGTAGAAATAGACGATGCAGAACTAGTCAACATAATGGAATTCCAGGAACACCTACACTGGGTAATAGGAAGAGACAGAAAAAAAGTAGCAATAGGAATCCACGACTTCGATAAAGTAGAAGGACCATTTTATTACAAAGCAGGAAATCCAGATGAAGTAAAATTTATCCCATTAGAATCAACAGAAAACCTAACCTTAAACGAAATACTAGAAAAACATGCTAAAGGAGAAAAATATGCAAAACTCCTAAAAGACTTTGACAAATACCCATTAATAGTCGATGGAAAAGGAAACATAATGTCAATGCCACCAATCATAAACAGTGACCTAACAAAACTAACAACAGACACAAAAAACCTATTCATAGATGTGACAGGAACAGACCTAACAGCAGTAACAAACTCACTAAACATAATAGCAGCAAACCTATCAGAAAACGGAGCAACAATAGAAACAATAGAAGTAAACTATCCATACAGGGACAACATAACATACCCACAATTTGAACCAAAAATAATAGATGTACATACTAAAACAGCAGAAGAATACATAGGAATAGATCTAACATCAGATAAAATAGTAGAAACACTAGAAAGAACCAGATTCAATGCAGAGAAAATAGATGAAAACACAGTAAGAGTAACAGTGCCAAGATACAGGATAGACATACTACACGAAGTAGACATAATAGAAAACATAGCACTAGGATACGGATTCAATGAATTACCAGCTGAACTACCAGACTTTGCAACCATAGCAAATCCAGACCCTAAAAGACAGTTTGACCAAATAATAGAACAAGTAATGATAGGATTATCATTCACAGAAATAAAAAGCTTAATGTTAACAAGTGAAGAACAACACTACACAAAACTAAGAAAAGAAGTGGAAGAAGACAGAGTAACAGTAGCACAGCCAATCACACAAGACAGAACAATGATAAGAAAATCATTAATAAATAGTCTACTGGAATTTTTAGAGGATAACAAACACGAGGAATTACCACAGAAAATATTCGAGATAGGTGATGTTGCATACCTGGACCCAGAACAGGAAACACAAATGGTCACAGTTAAAAAACTTGCAGCAGCACAGATATCATCCGAGGCAAACTTTACAACAATAAAATCAATAGTAGAATCATTTGTAGCTAACATGGGATTTGAAATGGAATTAGCTGACTCTGATAATCCAACATTCATACAGGGCAGATGTGCAGAATTCACAACAAAACCATTAAATGATAACACACCATTCACATTCAAGGGATACTTTGGAGAAATACATCCGGAAGTATTAACAAACTTTGAATTAGAATATCCTGTCATAGCATTTGAAGTGGAATTTGCTAAAAATGAATAA
- a CDS encoding transcriptional regulator gives MKPPCEIVVWYVIPSIRSKLAKELLNLGMKQKDISELLDITQPAVSQYISDKRGHEIDFAPEVEQYIKDMAKDMKNGDLQPIDLIPRFCHVCKTIKTQEVLCQLHKEKVNIPEHCNVCMGSLSNRTADELRE, from the coding sequence ATGAAACCACCATGTGAAATAGTCGTATGGTATGTTATACCATCAATAAGATCAAAATTAGCTAAAGAACTATTAAATTTAGGAATGAAACAAAAAGACATTTCTGAGTTATTAGATATTACCCAGCCAGCTGTATCACAATACATCAGTGACAAACGTGGACATGAAATAGATTTCGCACCAGAAGTAGAACAATACATTAAAGACATGGCAAAAGACATGAAAAATGGTGATCTACAACCTATAGACTTAATACCAAGATTCTGTCATGTATGTAAAACCATCAAAACACAGGAAGTTTTATGTCAATTACATAAAGAAAAAGTTAACATTCCTGAACACTGTAATGTATGTATGGGTAGCTTATCCAATAGAACTGCAGATGAATTAAGAGAATAA
- a CDS encoding DUF1848 domain-containing protein, whose protein sequence is MIYNVSIRTDIVNYYTPWLLNRLKEGYVYSRNPYDKHQVSKFDLRPEQVDAMIFCSKNYKPLLDHIDKINKNYNILCQYTITAYGKDVEPNVPSIDESIETLTELSEIIGKERIAWRYDPILITDNYTIDDHLETFEYIASEINNYINYSIFSFVDMYRKVKINMPEIIPFTREDTQYIIKHLGKIANKYSIPIQTCLINEDLTKYGIRNSACVTTKILEEANNIKFRKIKHTGLRDGCRCVPTHDFGAYNTCPNQCKYCYANRNQRLAKNNYKLHNPESPLLLGKITEKDKITQSKNKRLLLRDSKQTVLF, encoded by the coding sequence ATGATATATAACGTAAGTATAAGAACAGACATAGTAAACTACTACACGCCATGGCTACTTAATAGACTGAAAGAGGGATATGTTTACTCAAGAAATCCATACGACAAGCACCAAGTATCAAAGTTTGACCTAAGACCAGAACAAGTTGATGCAATGATATTCTGCTCAAAAAACTACAAACCACTCCTGGACCACATAGACAAGATAAACAAAAATTATAATATACTATGTCAGTACACTATCACAGCCTATGGAAAAGACGTAGAGCCCAACGTACCAAGCATAGATGAAAGCATAGAAACATTAACAGAATTATCAGAGATAATAGGAAAAGAAAGGATAGCATGGAGATATGATCCAATACTAATAACAGACAACTATACAATAGATGACCACCTGGAGACATTTGAATATATTGCCTCAGAAATAAACAATTATATTAATTATTCAATCTTTAGTTTTGTTGACATGTACAGGAAAGTAAAAATAAACATGCCAGAGATAATACCATTTACAAGGGAAGATACTCAATATATAATAAAGCACTTAGGAAAAATAGCAAATAAGTACAGTATACCTATACAAACCTGTTTAATTAATGAAGATTTAACTAAGTATGGAATCAGAAATAGTGCATGTGTAACAACAAAGATACTAGAAGAGGCTAATAACATAAAATTCAGAAAAATTAAGCATACCGGACTAAGAGACGGCTGCAGATGTGTTCCAACACATGACTTTGGAGCATATAATACCTGTCCTAATCAATGTAAATACTGTTATGCTAACAGAAATCAGAGATTAGCAAAAAATAACTATAAATTACATAATCCAGAGTCACCACTCTTGTTAGGTAAAATCACAGAAAAAGATAAGATAACACAATCCAAGAATAAACGTTTACTACTAAGAGATTCTAAACAAACTGTATTATTCTAG
- a CDS encoding glutamate--cysteine ligase produces the protein MTLFTTKTLQKTLTPQEILAGNFGLEKEGLRITKEGKLATPPHPQIFGKKLENPYITTDFSESQVEIVTPTYDTIDKAYYNISFLVDIVNTNIPDDEYIWNNSLPCILPPPEEIPIAKYDKTNKAGKQAEEYRKQLSKKYGTKKQLISGIHYNFSFKEETIEKLYKNTTHNYTYREFKDQLYLKITRNYLRYRWLIIYLTGCSVGAHKTFTKQCLSLLEKEDGNDGYYSTKGPSFRNGTSGYKNIEHLYPRYDTVKNFLDDVNRFIDNGKLSEAKELYTQIRLKPKDKNNMIQSLRDDGILYIEIRTVDINSFDKCGISKKDMQFLHLFIIYLLIKEETEYDKWQEEGVYNEEKIAEQGYNPHTVLLKNGQETNLKEWGQEIVNEMKEMNKELNLQKEELINMAEVKINDFSKTHGKELVNIIQNKGFINSQISIAKNNKETSIDMIDEEYIRNNKNLKETYVKALPGRFKYISSQ, from the coding sequence ATGACACTATTTACAACGAAAACTCTGCAAAAAACATTAACTCCACAAGAGATATTAGCAGGAAACTTTGGATTAGAAAAAGAGGGACTACGTATAACCAAAGAAGGAAAACTAGCAACACCACCTCATCCACAAATATTCGGAAAAAAACTCGAAAACCCATACATAACAACAGATTTCTCAGAAAGCCAAGTAGAAATAGTCACACCAACATACGACACAATAGACAAGGCATACTACAATATATCCTTCCTAGTAGACATAGTAAACACAAACATACCCGACGATGAATACATATGGAACAACTCACTGCCATGCATACTACCACCACCAGAAGAAATACCGATAGCAAAATACGATAAAACCAACAAAGCAGGAAAACAGGCAGAAGAATACAGAAAACAACTATCAAAAAAATATGGAACAAAAAAACAACTAATATCCGGTATACACTACAACTTCTCATTCAAAGAAGAAACAATAGAAAAACTATACAAAAACACGACACACAACTACACCTACCGTGAATTCAAAGACCAATTATACCTGAAAATAACAAGAAACTACCTGAGATACAGATGGCTAATAATATACCTAACAGGATGCTCAGTAGGAGCACATAAAACATTCACCAAACAATGTCTCAGTCTACTAGAAAAGGAAGACGGAAACGACGGATACTACAGTACAAAAGGACCATCATTCAGAAATGGTACAAGCGGATATAAAAACATAGAACACCTCTACCCACGCTATGATACAGTGAAAAACTTCCTTGATGATGTAAACAGATTTATAGATAATGGAAAACTATCAGAAGCCAAGGAATTATACACTCAAATCAGACTAAAACCAAAAGATAAAAACAACATGATACAATCATTAAGAGATGATGGTATACTATACATTGAAATAAGAACTGTAGATATTAACTCATTCGATAAATGTGGAATATCTAAAAAAGACATGCAATTCCTACATCTATTTATAATATATCTCTTAATTAAAGAAGAAACAGAATATGATAAATGGCAGGAAGAAGGAGTATACAATGAAGAAAAAATAGCAGAGCAGGGATATAATCCACATACAGTACTACTAAAAAATGGCCAGGAAACAAATCTGAAAGAATGGGGACAAGAAATAGTCAATGAAATGAAGGAAATGAATAAAGAGTTAAACCTACAGAAAGAAGAACTAATTAATATGGCTGAGGTAAAAATAAATGATTTCTCAAAAACTCATGGAAAAGAATTAGTAAATATTATACAGAACAAGGGATTTATAAACAGTCAGATATCAATAGCTAAAAATAATAAGGAAACAAGTATTGACATGATTGACGAGGAATATATAAGAAATAATAAAAACCTAAAAGAAACATATGTCAAAGCATTACCTGGAAGATTCAAATACATATCCTCCCAGTAA
- a CDS encoding flavin reductase family protein, protein MKKDINDSNWIRPMPNALVSCKSKDGKENALAIGFISNAGTDPLLIMVAVRPSRYSNKVIRETKNFVVNLPTKDYQEEFSYLGSASGFDEDKLEKINTEKADIVDSPILSDCPINYECTLTDIYSPGSHDLFIGKVEKVHCDEEYLNDDGTVNWDKINLL, encoded by the coding sequence ATGAAAAAAGATATAAACGACTCAAACTGGATAAGACCAATGCCAAACGCACTAGTATCCTGTAAAAGCAAAGATGGAAAAGAAAATGCACTAGCAATAGGATTCATATCAAACGCGGGAACAGATCCACTACTAATAATGGTAGCAGTAAGACCATCCCGTTACTCAAACAAGGTAATAAGAGAAACAAAAAACTTCGTAGTAAACCTACCAACAAAAGACTACCAGGAAGAATTCAGCTACCTAGGCAGTGCATCCGGATTTGATGAAGATAAACTGGAAAAGATTAACACAGAAAAAGCAGATATCGTTGATTCACCAATACTCAGTGACTGTCCAATCAACTATGAATGCACATTAACAGATATATACTCACCAGGTAGTCATGACTTATTCATAGGAAAAGTAGAAAAAGTACACTGTGATGAAGAATACTTAAACGATGACGGAACAGTAAACTGGGATAAAATAAATCTATTATAA
- a CDS encoding flavin reductase family protein — MKKDAIIDKSRIEPKPNTIISCRKDDVDNALAVGFASNASLEPAMVMVGIVPTRYSYHMIKDTGKFVVNIPGKDFADEFKYLGTVSRRDEDKLANINTADGDVVDAPILTDCPVNFECTVVTSVKPENGTHELFIGKVEKVHCDEEYLEEGIIQWDKIDLL; from the coding sequence ATGAAAAAAGATGCTATAATTGATAAATCAAGAATTGAACCAAAACCTAACACAATCATATCCTGCCGTAAAGATGATGTAGATAATGCATTAGCAGTAGGATTTGCATCCAATGCAAGTCTAGAACCAGCAATGGTAATGGTAGGAATTGTACCAACAAGATACTCATATCATATGATAAAAGATACAGGAAAATTTGTAGTTAACATACCTGGCAAAGACTTTGCTGATGAATTCAAGTATCTTGGAACAGTATCACGCAGAGATGAAGATAAACTAGCAAATATTAACACTGCTGATGGTGATGTTGTAGATGCACCTATTTTAACAGACTGTCCTGTTAACTTTGAATGTACTGTTGTTACTTCCGTAAAACCAGAGAATGGTACTCATGAATTATTCATTGGTAAAGTAGAGAAAGTACACTGTGATGAGGAATACCTCGAAGAGGGTATAATTCAGTGGGATAAAATAGACTTATTATAA
- the rfbC gene encoding dTDP-4-dehydrorhamnose 3,5-epimerase produces MAQFTFNKTSIEGVYIIENQVFGDERGYFMETYQKDLFDEAGLEFNFVQDNQSRSKKGVLRGLHFQYTQPQGKLVRVIKGEVFDVAVDLRKDSPTYGKWEGVILSEENKKQFYIPEGFAHGFLVLSDIAEFTYKCTDFYNPGDEGGIKWDDPEIGIEWPMDDIDELILSEKDQKWKTLAETETDF; encoded by the coding sequence ATGGCACAATTCACATTTAACAAAACATCAATTGAAGGAGTATACATAATTGAAAACCAGGTATTTGGTGATGAAAGAGGATACTTCATGGAAACATACCAAAAAGACCTATTTGACGAGGCAGGACTAGAATTTAACTTTGTGCAGGACAACCAGTCACGCTCAAAGAAAGGAGTACTCAGAGGACTACACTTCCAATACACACAACCACAAGGAAAACTGGTAAGAGTAATAAAAGGAGAAGTATTTGATGTAGCAGTAGACCTCCGAAAAGATTCCCCAACATATGGAAAATGGGAAGGAGTAATCCTATCAGAGGAAAACAAAAAACAATTCTACATCCCTGAAGGCTTCGCACACGGATTTTTAGTATTATCCGATATAGCAGAATTCACATACAAATGTACAGATTTCTATAACCCTGGAGATGAAGGCGGAATTAAATGGGATGACCCAGAAATAGGAATCGAATGGCCTATGGATGATATTGATGAATTGATATTATCAGAAAAAGACCAGAAATGGAAAACACTAGCAGAAACAGAAACAGATTTCTAA
- the rfbF gene encoding glucose-1-phosphate cytidylyltransferase, whose amino-acid sequence MKVVILAGGFGTRISEESHLKPKPMIEIGEKPILWHIMKIYSYYGFNEFIICLGYKGHMIKEFFADYYLHTSDVTFDLSKNEMTVHNNYSEPWKVTLVDTGLNTMTGGRIKRIREYLPDDEPFMLTYGDGVCDVNLQDLLEFHKKHGKLATITAVNLAGRFGVLTIDEDETITQFSEKTKEDGGWINGGFMVMQPEVIDYIKDDTTVFEKDPLENLAHDGELKSYKHHGFWKCMDTKRDHDALEKLWQEDKAPWYIWKE is encoded by the coding sequence ATGAAAGTTGTTATTCTAGCTGGAGGATTCGGAACAAGAATATCAGAGGAATCACATTTAAAACCTAAACCGATGATTGAAATTGGTGAAAAACCTATACTTTGGCATATTATGAAAATATATTCATACTACGGATTCAATGAATTCATCATATGTTTAGGATACAAGGGACATATGATTAAGGAATTCTTCGCAGATTACTATCTACACACATCAGACGTTACATTCGATTTATCAAAAAATGAAATGACAGTACACAACAATTACTCAGAACCATGGAAAGTCACACTAGTAGACACAGGATTAAATACCATGACTGGTGGTAGAATAAAAAGAATAAGAGAATATTTACCAGATGATGAACCATTCATGCTAACATATGGAGACGGGGTATGTGACGTAAACTTGCAGGACCTACTGGAATTCCATAAAAAACATGGAAAACTAGCAACAATAACCGCAGTGAACCTGGCAGGACGATTCGGAGTACTGACAATAGACGAAGACGAGACAATCACACAATTCTCCGAGAAAACAAAAGAAGATGGTGGATGGATAAATGGTGGATTCATGGTAATGCAGCCAGAAGTAATAGACTACATAAAGGATGACACAACAGTATTTGAAAAAGATCCACTGGAAAATCTAGCACATGATGGTGAACTAAAATCATACAAACATCATGGATTCTGGAAATGTATGGATACAAAAAGAGACCATGACGCACTGGAAAAACTATGGCAAGAAGATAAAGCTCCATGGTATATATGGAAGGAATAA